In the genome of Phycodurus eques isolate BA_2022a chromosome 22, UOR_Pequ_1.1, whole genome shotgun sequence, the window ACTCCATATTGAGGTGTGCAAGGTCAATTATAGAATATGGTTCCCTTTCAGTCAGAGCTAAATTTCTACCAACATATAAACACCATTATAATTATAAGCATGTTTGAGCATCTtgcatgtttacatttttgggttattacctccaccaaggatgTTACAACATAGATGTGCAGGTTCGATTGTGAACCAACTCAAGTAACCCAATATGGTTCCTTTTCATTTAGAGctactgtacatttatttggGACACTTTTACAACTGAAAGACGGTTGAAGcatttgcatgtatgtttttatattacCACCTCTGGCAAGGAAGTTATAGGGCATGCTGAGTCCATTTTGACTCCACCCAAGTATCCAAATATGGTTGCGTACCTTAAGAGCTACATTGTTATTTTAATGGGGAAGCATTTTCCTGTAggtttttgcattattttggaTGACTACCGCTGCCTTGGAAGTTATAATACTGTAGGTTCAAAGGGGCcacttcttttgtttgtttgtgagcaggattacacaaaaacCACTTCCCCGAAGTGTTGGGCGAGtgagtctttgtttttgtcactttcACCTGATGCCATTAAATGCTCATAATTGGTGTCAGAGTGGCATTTTACTTACCTCCAAAACATACTCGAATTAAATAGCTGGATGTGCGCTGACAGGAAGAGGCAGCATCTTTAGTTATCGGTCCTCTCCAGGACTTCCTAACCCCACGCAGACCATCTGTCCTCTGCTTTCGGTTTGGGGTTGTGACCTGTCCATTTCCTACAAGATAACACGTTCCAGGACACCAGGGTGCCGGGGGAGACGCTGCCTGCTTTGGCACATTCGTTTGGTGTCTCTGCTGGCCAGTGAGCATGGGAGAGAAGTGAGAACAAtaggtggtggggggggggaaatacttTTTATCAACATCCTGGTTCCCAAGGAGGGTGTGGTGGCAGGAGATGGCCTTGAGCTGGCTTCTCTCGCTCGGAGGAACCTTTTCATGTGGCCTGCATGGtagaacacacacagacacaaacgtTTACCATAGAACTctgcaacaaaaaaactctGTTAATTTGCTACTGGACCAGActtcaaaccaacattttttacCTCGCACTGAGTTTCGATTGATTATATATTATGAACGTATTTTAGGACGTACAGAAACAGATGCTTGGCATGTCATCACAGATCAGCTCCACTGTAACACCGCACTCTTCTCTTGCATGCCACTATCCTCTCCCAGGTGTCAGGCATTAATCAGGCCCTGCGACTGGTACTGACCCGGACCTCCCCCGCACCGCACGGTGTCCGCCTTGTTTTCGTTCGTTCTTCTTTTTAATCTGCCTCATCATGGCATGTCAACCCCTCCCTCTGGttgcaacatttttcaaaacagaCCGTGGCTGCTGTTCAATTAGCCGAGTACAGCACGTGGGATACTTGCATACCCTTTTAAAGGTTAATcagataaatatttaaaaataataataattaaaaaaaaaaaaaaactgacatttaTAGATATGGTGATTCACTTTTAACCCGTGACTATGATTGGAGGGGTGTAACATTGAACTTTTATCATTAACACACCCCACAGCTTGTATAAATACACATACCAGTCTGGTTTCCAAGGACAGGGAGTGTGTTGTTTGTAGATAATGTGtaagtgtaagtgtgtgtgtgtgtgtgtgtgtgtgtgtgtgtgtggccggTCATTTCCATTTGGCAGTTAAATTTACAGGGTCTCTTCATGTTCTCTCGTGTCCCTCCTCCCTTTCACTTGTCTCGCTCTTTACTCCCACCGAATACACTCACGCCTCCTCACGTCCCAATGCTGCACATTGGGAAGACCCCTCCCTTATCCGGCTCCGACCCGGTGCCCCCTCACAATGGCGCGCCGGGCTGAATTAGCTCTCTTGGTGTAACGAAGCCCAGGGATGTGCAATCGTCGCACGTGGGGGCTCTTTGTGTGGGGTGTCACCAAATTAATGGGGAAGATTTGTGCCACTAGCTGTTTCGGGAGTGCATTGTTTAAAGAGAGTTGTGCATCACTCCAGCGCAGTGGTCCTTGGCAAGGTGGACTAAGTACTAGCTAGCTGACAGACAAATACACATTAATGTGTCCCTTTTGTAGTTGTAATGTCTTCCTGTGCCAGTAACCTCATTTTTTTACATCGCTGGAGCCCTAATCTTTTCCGAATATTTAGCAAAAAAGCGCTTTACATTACATGAGGCCATACTTATATATTATTACAGAGAATAATGAGAATGGCAAGTCGGAAACAACAAATGCAGTATTCGAGAAAACAGGCAAAGTTCCAACCTGAGTGCAAAGGAATGCCATTTAAAGTCTGAGAAAGCTTACATAAACTATATTTATccatattattatcatcatattAACCACCAAAACATATGCATTGAAATCAGTGTCAACATACAGAATAGAAAACTCGGCATTAGTGTGCGTTTTTTTGTATGGCAGGGTAGCGATAACCAACAGCTCCAATCTTGTCACATTTATTGAACAGAAATACAggtaattccaaagggttcacgtactttttcttgtaactgtATGTCGCTTTGGGATGGAAAGGTGGGTCAAACGAGACCAGGTCATGTAATGATTGGCTGACACATAAGGAGCAGGGCGGGGCTAACTAGAAAGTCAGAAACAATCAagacaaattgacaaaaaaaaacaatagagttCAAGAGGCTTCAAGAGTCACTACTTTGGAAATGCATTCATTTGACTGCTCTTAACCAATAATGTCAGGGAAGAGACTATGAATCAGTTTAACAACATGACTAGaattcatttgtctttttactGCCATTTCTTTTATCACCAGTATTTACTCCAAGGGTGACCCACCAACATACTTATTGTCAGCCCCCTTCCTCTTGTATATATTTCACTAAATGGCAGAGAGGAAGGAGGAGAACTTATCCCAGCCTTCTATCCAGGCTGTAAATCCCTGTGAATGCGAACATGGTGGTTCTCACACTAAAAGAGACTGGGGGTTTGGGGGATCCACCCCCACTGGAACCAAACAGTAGGACCCCCCTAAAGTGAGGGCAGAGTGGGTGAGAGCACCCTTTGACCTCTCCTGACCCTCCACGCAGTGACATGCATCACAGGTTcaatataaaattattattacctCTGTTAAGCATGAAAGTGCAAAAGGCAGAAGGGTTGTCTTGATTGTTGGTTAGCAGGATTACATTCAGCTATGGATAGACTTTTCTTGGGTAGGGAACCTATCTTCCGTTATTCGCCAGAGCCATGTCAACAAAAACTATACTGCTCTGGCGCCACCTGGTGGTAATTTGAACTGAGGGAAGATGCTTTATTTGGTCAGGCCATAGTCTTGTCTAATGGGAAAAAAGTGCTTTGTCACCAACTTGTGGCATCCAAAAAGGTTCGTAATTgtgtatagatgccacaagatggcagaaaagcACCACTTGTCTAAATCAAACTCCTCAACTTGGCGCTAAGATGCCACCACTTTGCTGAATCGCAACTATGTGGGGTTTCACTGTATCTGAAGAGGACACAACTAATTTATGTAAAACCAGTGACATGTTAATGCAAATCTGAATTCATTAAGTGATTTatcccacccccgcccccataATGCAACTGGTGTCATCCAGTAAGTCCATCACCCAGAGAGAAGCGTGGGAGTTAACGTTAAGACAAACATAAATGGACTATTCTACATTTTTTCCCTTATTTATTTTAGAGGAATTGAAAGTTCTGTCAAATACGTTATATTGGCGTGTTGCTATTGGCCGCAAGCAGGACAGAGGTCCTTATCTTTTatcttgattttatttatttttttgatgccATCGAGACCCTCGTTCTAGTCGTAACTCCGATTGCGGAAACCGACACAATGTGGTCCGACAAATAGAAATACAGTAGTACTCACTTTTATCAGTTCAACCTTGGCAGAGATCTGAGTGTCTATTCTAGTTTAGACTGTGATACTGTGTGTTATATGCCGTGTTATTTTGCTCCCTAATAATCCAACAAGATATGCACAAAACAATACCTTCATGTACCTTTCATCAGCTTTTTCTTGGAACCAATAGAGTATTTCCAGTCTGACTTTGTTTTTACACCATAATGTGGTGGAACAGTGGAGGACTGATTCGCATGGGAGGGTACCACGCAAGGGGTTTTAGTGCCTTGGTGTACcctttcattcatatttttgtgtaGTTGTCCAACCTTCAGGACAATGCAAGTGGATCTGATGACTCACAGGTGACCTGCATGGCGGGGAATGTGTGGGTGAGCCAACCTTGATGGAGATAGTGGCGGGATCAGGGGTGCTGTCGCCCGTAAAGAAACAGATGTGGCGGTGACAGATGGGGGTCAGGGGTGACGGAGTGGGGGCAAGGCAAAACATCGAGGTTGCTCAACATGTTTCAGAAGCAATCAATCAGTGGTTATAGTGAGGTGATGCTGATTTCAAGACggttaaaaacaaattgcatgCGACTCCAAGACTGTGTGTGTTACGATTAAGTTGTGTTACGATTAAGTTGTGTTACGATTACACTTATTAGGGTCATTAAGTTGTGTTACGATTACActtattagggtcatgggtaagcttgagcctatcccagcggactttgggtgagaagtggggtacaccctggactggtaaaataattctcatgcaagacaaaaacaaaaaaatgccattggCTAATAATTTTGAACACTGTAATGCTGAGAATACATCAACCGAAAAGCTCTCAGGGACTCAGCAAGCATCCGCCTCTCTTAGTAAGAGTACTCTGGGGCCGATAAGCAATGCGCCTGTGCCTACCTCTACCAGCCTCCACTTGATCAGAACACACTCTTATCTGCGCACTTCTGACCCCTTCGTTGTGATGATTGATTCGCAGGCTGGGAAGGATGCAGCCCTAGGAGCTCGGAGCCCCTTTTACACTGCTCGTAAAGGCGAGTATCTACCGAGCAACTTTCCACCGTGGGAGGTAGCATCAGCGCCGTAACAGGGGCGGGGCAACCCCTGAGTGGAAGGGGATTCCGCaatgctgggataggctgacagTCATTTTTCTTGCCATGTTGTATTGAAAGCAATTTTCACTGTCCGTTCAGCAGTGGCGTTGataggcctattttaggggggcttcagAGTGCGAGGTGAGCAGTCTCTCTCTTACATGAGGGAAGACCCCCCGttaaaacaggctaatttcagctatgcaaaaaagacaaaaaaataataattaatgataaataatgaatacaaaaattcaCTGAAATAATGCatataataacaaatattaTATAATGTTGTTATTTCAAAGGACACAGTGTGTTTATGACTGTTCATTGATATAGTGACGTTGGTGTCAAGATGATGACATCATCTACAGTAAATGCCATTCATCATGGCCAATTGTGCAGTAATATGTCATATGTCATCAGTAGCTCTGTGCGGGGGATATAATACAATAGCTGGGCGGAGGTCACAATCCACAGAGGTGGTGGAGCCAGACGCCATTGTTGTGCCGACGTGGACTCGGGCATGGATTGTCCACTGCTTCACATTGCTCCAcagacacacgtacacaaacaaAACGGCAGTGGAGTGTATAGGTGTGGTGCTTCCAAGTTTATTGTGTACTACATCCTGGCCCGGTCACTATAAATAGAGCAACAGAGGAAGATGGATGGCTAAGGAGTTGAATGTTAATATTatttctgttttgatatttgattGTGTCTTTCTTTGTGGTTCTCACTTCCCAATAAACCCTCTTTTTGTTCCATTAAAAACGATATGGATAAAGTTCAATACAATTTTATAATAGGATACATATGTTAGTTCTtcaaattgtaattgtttttggaccATTATTTCGTATTTTTCCTTGCTCAATTGGGGGGTTTTAGAtcaggggatgtcgtcaatctttGTCCACTGCgggaagccctttgagactctttcgcgaataatataaaatataaaataatgtaaacttGGCTTGACTACTTAGCTATTTTTTGCGTATTTaacaacaatgtaaaaaataacaTGGATACTTTTACAATGTTGCACTACTTACTGTACTTGTTTATTTATGGGAAAATATATAGTAGCATTTCTACAATGTTAATATACAAAGATGTTTTGATACCTGCAATATATTCacgtttttgttgctttttgtatcattatacattatttgattcatttttttaatattatttatttttttatattattattttgaatatattaattttccttgttttttaaaataatttttattgcagtttttaatttattattttaaaaacctgCATATGATTATATGCCGGGCAGTGTGGACTcctaataattaaaatacacattcaatatttatgaataataatgataaaaaaagtTAAGAAAAAAGATGTTTAATACTGTATCATGAAATtataacataataaaaaaataaataacatggaaaattatattattattattataacaataaataaaaatgagaaaaaaatgcatagccacattttgaaacattttgtttgttcgAGTTGTAAATTCCTGTTTGGTATTTGAaagtataattttatttttttaaatatttctttaaattaTCAAATTACTGCTATTGTCACAAAAACTATAAACTACTGTTAAATATGTCCACCAACTACCTTTCGAACAAAGGGAAGAGTTAATAAAGAAGCAcctaatgtatgtttttatcttAATAAACCAAAATGAGTACGAAAGATTCCTGAactctaaataaataaaagctgaagGTGTACACTAAGAGGACACTTTGTTCGGTAAAACTGCACAGATGCATGAATCCTAAGTATccgaagtacagttcagttctaTTTACCGTTGGagttcaaatacatttgtatttaatcttgAAGAAACATTTGTTCTTAAAcatttagtgattttttttatttaacttttctgTGCAATATAATATGTGACTTTATTTATCAGCGTTTTCGATTTACTGATATTTAAATGTAGTGTTAAACTGTCCataaggacaaaaacaaaaatgcaaaaaaaaaaacaattgagatATCCACTGATGTGTTCTAAATCTATTTTTAGGTCTTCTATGTCACAAAACACGCTCAGAGAACTCGACTGCAGCTACCGGAGTCACCGTGGCGAAGGACCCCGCCACACAAGGGATGACTGCTTTGCCCACCAAAGCACCTACTGTCGCCAGCATATCTACAATCCAGGCTGTAGTGGAGCCCGTTACTAACAAACCACAAACTGTCGCGCCGACAAGTGGCGACGCAGGGAGGGTGACGCAGGCCCCGACGGTTTTACCACCTGTCACCTTACCTCCCGCCGTAACGGCGCCCACTGTCAGGGTAACGCCAGCCCCCACCCAACCGCATCGGCCGCAAACGGACAGCCCAATTAATGCTGCCGCCTCCAGTGCGCCACCTACTCTTAAGAGTGCTACCCTCACCCCGATGATCACAGCCAGACCATCCAAAACCATCCTCAGAGTGGCGACAATAGGCACCACACAAGTCCCAAGCAAAAAAAACGATGACATCACTACGGTCAAACCGACGGTCAAAGCGGCCACAGACGCAACCACGGCGAACCATCAGCCCGCCACGCACACCACCGTCATCCTCAAGACGACTCAACGGGAGATCCAATTGGGTAAGGCGCAGCGATACTTTGACTTCAAAGGAATTATGGAGATATGAGTTTATGTAAAACCAGTGACATATTAATGCAATATATGAGGTTTAAGTAGTAAGGCAATATTGTCAAAAactgctttgccaccatcttgtggcatctacaggcaattacaaacctttttgggtgggcTTTAATTACTCCCTTCCCACCTGTGCACTGTATTTACTTGTGCTGCATAATCCGTTTTAGTAGTTATTAAAAATCTTACGaagagtctgttttatttattttcaatattaaCATCACAGCCCAAACCACTGCAACAAGCTCCCAACAGACAACGCCTTCAGGGACCACCAAACCGGCTGTGAGGGATGAGACCACTGCGGGGTCCCCGATCCTGGCCACAACTAACCCCTCCGCGGTTGTGACCACAAGTGCGACCCCTGGTGCCACGTCCCCGAAAATAACCACCACGACCACAACAACCGTAGCTTATCCAAAGAAGTTTTCGGTGAGACAAGGAAGCACGGTTTGCAAATGTATGGGAATCGCCTTTTACTAACGTGCAgcattgtgttttttcttgttgtgtCTAGTACTCGCTGAACAACGGACAAGAGGTAGCGATTTTTctttcatgtcattttgttcTCTGATAATCTGGGACGGGGGGCTGGAGCTGAATTTGCTACCTGTGCTTTTCGCCCGTttagaaggaggaggaggagaaagatcTGGTGGAGGTGTGCAGGCGCCTCATGGGCAACCTGAAGGATGGAAACTGCACGCTGACGTGGCGCCACCATAAAGGCAAACTGCTGTTCGACTGTGTGGAGATCAACGGCAAAGGTACTGCGGCCTCCAGCTAACTACTTCAAATTGTGGATTTGTACACTTTAAGAGCTCCTCTCTAATAATGTCTGGTACTCTGATGAATAAATGCCCTGCACTACTATTCGAGGAAAactgtgaaaagaaaatatctCAACGGTTTTATGTACTTTACAGTGAAAACAGCGCTGGCAACTCAGTATTATGAAGAAATAACAAAGGTGAGTGTTGGTCGTGTCCAGCGCATGCACCGTTAAGCTTGAACAAGCCGCtaacatttgcatttgttgtCCACATGAAGAAACCGACCGATAACAAAACCCTGATCGCCATCTTGGCCTCGTGTGGCGCTCTGCTGATTATGATCATCATCCTGGCCGTGTGCGCGTCCCACCACCGCAAGCCTTACAGCGAGAACCAGGTACGTGGGGCATTAGTTTTAAATGAACGCGATCGACAACATCGAAAAGCTTCGCCGTTTCTCAATGGAAAGCATCGAATCaaataagaaaacacattttgccgGTGTTGGCTGACTACTCTTGGTCGAAACACTTTTCTAatttcaaaaaatgtgattataaGGACGGATTATGGGGCAGGAAAAGGGTCAGGACCCACCAATGACGTAATAGCATTGATGCAAGATCAGAGCGcttattttagatttattttgtgtgtacatttttaagcattataattttatttaggTTGGTTTGGAATAAAATggtgaattcattcattttcaagggTCTCCATTATTTGGAAACAGTTCCCTGGATGTCCTGAATGAACTGAACACCTTAAATAAACACCGAGCACACAAACACCGACATTACAGTTTAGTCAATGCCTCTTTTCGAAAATAATGGCTATCCTATAAATGACATCTTGAATGTCACTGCAAACACACTTCAGGcaattattgatcaaatgtcCTTTGAAACTCACCAGCAACACCTGACCGAGGAGCTGCACACGGTGGAGAACGGTTACCACGACAACCCCACGCTGGAGGTGATGGAGGTGCAGCCCGAGATGCAGGAGAAGAAGGTGGCCCTCAACGGCGAGTTCAACGACAGCTGGATCGTGCCCATGGAAAACCTGCTCAAAGAGGACGTCGCCGACGAGGAGGACACGCACCTGTAGGGAGTGCAAGCCTGGCACAGATTAAACACCTTTTTGACCCCCCGATAAAACGGGACTGTGGAGTGGGCATCCATACTGAACTGCTACGACACCTGACGTCAACATAACACAATTTAGGTTACGCACCGTGCCTTTACGAAGGGGTTTATATAAATGTTCACTATATGCTTTTTGTACACATAGCTTTTTATATCCCAGAGTTCAGAGACAGTAAGCTATTAATAATTACATCTAAATGGGATCGACAAGTcaaataatacagtggtgccttgagatatgagtgatcCGActtagctcaatgctaacaaacaGTTCAAAACCCCATAAACGGGGTAACGAGTAGCATCAAAGTCGTAGTGCTGAACCTGCAACGCACAAAAAGTGGGCCAACATGTTGACAGATACCATAACAATacgcacaggcatatattctttatcttctgcgaaCGACGACAATTgtactgcggcttactgaggagcgACCTTCTCCTTCTGTAATATACTGCCCCCGGGTGACTAAGGCAGGTACACCAGAAGCAGCTGCAAAATTTTCATTgagttgaagcaaaaaaataaataaaaataatacgaATACAAATTGGGCAAAACTTTataattctttatattctatttaagTATGGCATTACAGTTTTTATAGTTGTAGTTTCCTTATTAAACACACTTTATAAATTCTTGTTTTTTGGTGTTGCTggaaaaatgctatttttaattcattttaatggggaaaaatgatttgcgatatgagtatttgaagtTACAAACAGTCACGTaacgaattaaactcttatctcaaagcaccacatCATATTTAGTCTGATGAGAATCTGGCACTTAAACCCTGTATACAATTTTTACAATACAACTAAAAGCTTCTTATTGCCAAACACTGTAAATATTCTTTTTATTACTATCTTTGTTGATGCTGGACGGCTCGAATTCTTTTTGACCCGAGTATTTGTATTCAAATGGTTTACTTCCACTTTAAATCAATTCATAAATGTATCTCAACCTCAAAATGCAGCAATTCACTACTGTTTAGTGAATAGCGAAAAACCGCGAGTAAGGGACACCACAGCATACTTCCCTGAtgctttcctatttagacaggacCTTGGTGCCCTCTTGTGGGCGTTTTAGAAACAGCACACAAACCATGACAAGAGGAATttttcagaaaagaaaaaaaaaaaacaggtgaatttgtgaagagTTATTACTGTGTGTTAATTCATCAATTTCAAGCTgccgtttttgtgttttctgtttcaCCAAAGTATGTTCTTAGTATTTGTACTATTTGTATTTATGGTTAGTTTGCTGATAGAAGTGAACAACAGGGGTCTGACACACTGGAAAGTTGTAAATTGtcacaatattttgcaaataaagctttttttccccacccccACATATAATTCAACTGCATTTTTATCAGGTCACCatgagaggaagaagaagaaaaaagaaactacaaaagtcaaaatataagAAAACCTGAACAAAATACAAtctttattcattatttacattacatacaATGCAATACTACAAGGCTTTCTACACATTCCACAGAGAAGTGCTCACAGATCGGACAGTACCACACGCGGACCGTCACGGTTCCACCCGGGATTCGAGAGAGAAGACTAATTGGAACAGTGAGGAGGAAATTAAACAGTAATATTTGgcattgtttttaaacaaaaggtgcttttcaattttttttgaataattcttttgacaggctttttttttctctctcttctcagaCACACAGCAACATACACACCCTGATTCAACACAAAATATGACCAGTGTAAATGTAAAAGAAGCACATAGTGGAATCCCCACCTCCCATTACTTGCAATAATGACCACAAACCATCAGTACAGTAAACATACGCCATTCTGTACGCATCAATGCCATTTCTAGAAAGGACTATATGGGCCACACTGAAATATACTATGACAGTAAGTCATAGAATTACTAGTTGCCTGgaataaaattgaatttttaATGACAATTCTCAATTTTACAAGGATTTCTTTGTGGGAAAACCAGTCAAACTACTGAGACAACAACTCCAATTTGCTAGAATTTTCTTCAAGTGAGAAAAAAGTAGTAGGCTACATTAATTGGATGAGAACAAAGATGTAAAATcacgagggaaaaaaaaagacaataaatgttacattttacatgattaagtcagaattatttgaaaataaagaggaacattacaaaaaaaaaagtttcacaaaACTCCTCGTATTTCAAGAAAGGTCATAACTTTATGAGAAAACTGAATTTTTTGGAAGAAAAGTTAATTTTTGGattttaaaatgatcatttattaaTCTCATGCTCATATTAAGTGTTAATATGAGCATAAGGCCACATTAtgaaaaacgttttatttttacaagaataaagccaTAAGATGTGGGGGgaaatttttaattttagaaAAAAGTTACAACAAAGGTTGCAAatgcaagaaagaaaaatgtaatttgatgACAGTAAGGTTGTAcaatcacaagaaaaaaattattttagacGAGGTTAGAAtactataaaaaataaagtcgcATTACGCCCAAAAGGTTGGGCACCTACGAGAGTAAAGTCCTcataagaaaatatttaattttacaagTAAAAAGATCATTTACAAGCTTGAGTCCTAATGGAAACTGAATTCAGTACggtcaaattacaaaaaaaaatgaagtcatgAGAACTAATtagttttatgaaaaaaaagccatacacattacaaaaaaaggtcaGGTTTTATGACAGTAAAGTTAGTTTGATGAGCATAAATGTATACTTATGGGAAGCTTCAAGTTACACTGGCATCCATTTCGTAAAAACATGATATTATACATGTACGGCAATTTTAACTAACTTGTTACAATTAAAATTCTG includes:
- the podxl gene encoding podocalyxin, with the translated sequence MGATMRITCLLFSLSLLCHKTRSENSTAATGVTVAKDPATQGMTALPTKAPTVASISTIQAVVEPVTNKPQTVAPTSGDAGRVTQAPTVLPPVTLPPAVTAPTVRVTPAPTQPHRPQTDSPINAAASSAPPTLKSATLTPMITARPSKTILRVATIGTTQVPSKKNDDITTVKPTVKAATDATTANHQPATHTTVILKTTQREIQLAQTTATSSQQTTPSGTTKPAVRDETTAGSPILATTNPSAVVTTSATPGATSPKITTTTTTTVAYPKKFSYSLNNGQEKEEEEKDLVEVCRRLMGNLKDGNCTLTWRHHKGKLLFDCVEINGKVKTALATQYYEEITKKPTDNKTLIAILASCGALLIMIIILAVCASHHRKPYSENQQHLTEELHTVENGYHDNPTLEVMEVQPEMQEKKVALNGEFNDSWIVPMENLLKEDVADEEDTHL